GCACAAGGACTGACTGACACAATATATGTGACATAGattgcagaaaaaaagaaagaaagaaattctaTTACTAGATTATTTCTTCAGTCATGCTGTTTCCAAGCAACCTGTCTCATCTTCCCGTTGAGCAGAGTTTCATCTTCTCCATATTGATGCTGCCTGTGTTTGCTGACACATCCATCGCTTGTCCCTGCAGGTAGGGACTCTGTTTTCCAGGCCTATGGATAAATGTTGGCTTATGGAGCTCCAAATCATCCCAGTAGGTATCTTCAATAATGTCTCTGCAGCCTGTGACCTTCGCTATGCCCACTTTGGGTTGGAAGACTTTACTCTTGTATCCCTCCGGGTGGTATGAGAGACGCTCCTCCCCATcactttcatttttaacataCTTGGccttgtcatcatcatcatcatcatcatcatcatcatcctcatcatcatcatcagcgaTGATGATCAGTTCAGCCTGGATGTCTTCCTCCTCATACTCAGCATTCTCATAGCCCATGAAAATCATTGTGACAGGAGCTGATTCTAGCTCATCTACCAGGTTCAGAGAAGAGGTACTCTCTGCACAGAAGGGTCTGTTAAAATCCCTTGAGCTCTCGATCAAGGTATCAGGGTCACCTTCAGACTTGAGGCTGCCAAGTGAAGGGCTATGGCTATCTACAGCCCTGTAGACCGGTTGAATGGGTGCTGGCATTTCTTCAGACCTGGCTTTAATTGAGaccagagctgctgtgtttagAATGCTAcctgttgtgtagttggtgaGTCCTTGTGGAGTTTTAGCACTAATGTCAGGTTGTGGAATTACACGTTTGTCACTCTTTGATTGTTCTGGAATGTGGAAGAAGGGCAGCTTGGTTTCTTCTCCAGATTTTTGGAATCTTGTCATGGAGTCTTGTTGGACGAGGCTAGGGCTCGGGGTCTTGCTCTGGGTTTTCCATCCCTCTAGGTCGTTTCTATGCTGGTTTTCCTCTGTGAGGACTTCAGTGCCGGTTCTGGATGAAACAGCACTCTGGGAGGGGCTACGGCTGGGTGTTGGGCTTTGCGTCTGTGTTTGATTTGGTGTCCTAGGTGTTGAaggcctgctgctgcttttgtaGGGTAGAGAGTAGACAGGCTGATGGTACTGCACCTCTGTGGGGATGTTCTTATCTGTAGCCTGACGTAGCAGCTCTTCTACCTCTGTGGTCGTCATCTCTCCAACTGCTCCACTGTCCATTTTGCTTCCATCTGGATGCAGTGCATAAACAGACTTGCGCCCGTCATCGTACACTTTTAACCCCCTTCCTTGGATAATGTCTGGGGTGATAGATGCTGTAGAGACTACTTGGCTTTTGCCTGTTCTCTTATCATGCTCCACATTGATCTCCATCGCAAATGTAGCTGGAatggagaaaagaggaagatgaagatcTCTGGACAAAGACTGAAGAATAAATATGGttcaatgacattttttacTGAGAATGTCTTTGTTTTAGATTCTCAATTAAAAAGGGACAAACACAAGTGATGCACATTACTTACACATCAGATCAATGTAAGACTATGCCCTGTTCGACTATCAGGgtctttttgaaaatgtcatcaTTAACAGATTATTGGAAAGAAAATAGATGATAAAATTAACTGTTAATTGTGGCCCTACATCAAATAAGCATGGCTTGATCAACATGAAATCTCTACTGTTGAATAGAGTTTTTTATGTAAACTATCTTGCAGATAAAACctaatgtggaaataaaaatagtCACAAACAGCTTTATTGATATCTCTAGGGGTGTCCCCCAAGATCCAATGCTAGcctatttcttattttaaaccaaacttattcCCATCTTACTGCcagattttgaaaaatatatataaattcatattCTAGGAGCAGACACAATTTAAAGAGAGTCATACTACAAGTACTTGGGTATTTGGGTGGATATTAGGCTCTCACATAACGTGCATATTAGGAACATAGTGAGGAAATTAGTTAAAAGGCTGGGTATTTATTACTGACAACAAGGCTCACTTGTACTGTAACGTAGACTATGGTGACATTACTTATAAGCATGCTGCCCCCTCTGCCCTGTCCAACTACTTGTTCTGTACACATCACTGTGTACTTCATGATCACATTTCCTGGCCTTCACTAAGTCTTAGGATGCATCATCATTGGTGTACTTTTATCTGGAAAGCCATATTAGGTAAACTCATATCTTTGTAATCTCCTTTCACTCACTTACTACTGCAATGGTTTTTGCTCCAATAGTTGGCTGCTCTACAAGGTACGCAGGATTTACTTAGAACTTGGTAGAGCAGCTTTTTACTCCAGAACTCAGGGTTTCTTGACTGTTTTCATATCCTTTACTTCTATAATTTTGGTAACCTTTAAATGTTATGCTATCTTGGCCAGGTCCCCCTCTAAAAATGTCGATCTCAAGGAACTTCatggttaaataaaggttaatttaagttaaattaataaataaataaagtaatccAGTGTGACAATATTCTAGGTTGTCTATATGTAGATCGACCTTTTGGATTTGTCTGTTACGACTCTGATGAAGGCACAGTCATATCCCAACATGAGTCTCCTTGAACTACTGAAAGCTACAGTGAGATCTAATTTCTTCCTTCGAGTTTTGAAAAACCAGGAGCAGTATTCAGTCAGATCCAGCAGAAAGCTCAAGAGTGCAAAATGGATGTCTGCACAACAATGAAGCTGAGAGACAAAGCTGTGACATTGGTGGTGAACATCAAAATATGTCCGAAGCTTAAATTGTGCTCCTTATCTATCCCACTTGTCTCTAGTCAGATTTTCAGTACATTAACTTGACAGTTGAATGACTGGTCAGGAAAGCATCCTATATTTTTCAGCCATTCTAATAGTTATATGAGACTTATacctttctttgtttcttcacttCCAGGCTTACATATAGGAGGGGTTTCTGCTGGTGTAAGTGGGATGAATGATGGGATATCTGGGAGTGGTGAGGGGAGATGATGTGTCACatctgagaagaaaaacaatgccCGTGAAATACAAGAAAACATGCTAAAAGTCAAGATTTTTAATATGTCGAATGTAAGGATCTTGTATACCAAGGTGTCAAATCATTCATTTGGTATGGTTTATGACACAGGTATTAATCATTTATCATAAGATTTATCTTGCCGATGGGGACATAAATAACATAGTAATGCTCATTCCTTTTCTTGCTGAGAGCAGGACGTTCACGTGGATATCAATCTCATTGAGATGCAGCATCTCATTTTCAAGGGGATCCTAAACATCAGGAAACAGCTAGTCCGTTTCAGTCACACCTCTAAAGCCCACTATTACACATTGTATCTTGTTATACATGAACAAACATGTCAAAAAGACTATTTGTGCTGGGTGAATAGACAAACTGTAGTTTGTGAAGTAATCGCCCCAACTCTAAAACTGCAAACTGCTGTATTTACATGGtttgttatatatataacaatCACATTTGATGAACTTTAAACGTGTTGGTAGGAGTAATTGTAAACATTGAACAGAGCCAGACTTGCATTCCCCACTCTTCATGAAAAGAGATTGATATCATATGAACATCTTAACATCTCATCTGAAAAAAGtgagcaaaaaaaacatggctgtctGAGTCTGAAGAAACAGTAAAGATGAAATGAAGTATTCAAGATTGTTAGTATATgtcaaaaatgtcaaatctgACATAAAACATAAACCATAAACATATCGTTATTAGATGACTGGATACTCTCAGATCAATTAATATGTTAATACAGCTTCGTCTTACATATCATGTTAATATTCCGGGAAAAATGCTGTCACATCAACACATAAAAATTCAAAAGAAATGTTTACCTGCCTGGTAATCTGCATTGAGCTCCTACATGTGAAGACAGAGTGGGGTCAAAGtggtgacagcagcaggaagtcatCATCACAGCAGTGCTACCGAGCAATGGTGTTAAGCATCAGCAGTCCAGTACTGCGACATGTTAAAGTCACAGTTATTCCACTGTGTCTTTAAGACTACATACAGGCAATGGTTAATCATGCATATTAGTCCTGGTACACTGCACACCGACCATGTTAGAAATCCATGTACCTCCCACTCTAATTAGTCAAAGCACCCCCCCTGTGAACCAAAGCAGACCCACGCAGTTTAGAGAGTGCATCTTATTAGAAATAGGCAGAAATTAGAGGAAATGCCACAGGATGCATAAGGAAAGTAGAACATTATCAGATATGAACTCAGTAGTAAATATTAATAGAAGGCCCTTGGATCTATTAGTTTACTTGAAACTtcggtttgtttgttgtaaaagAGTTTGTTATATATTATCTGAATTTTCTACAACATCCAACATAATTAtacaaatattgtgtttaaGCTAATGCATGCAGTggactgtgttgtgtgtatgtaagtTTTTTTCTGACTTCAGGTGACACACATGTTGCTGTGATACTCTCGATGGC
This portion of the Hippoglossus stenolepis isolate QCI-W04-F060 chromosome 19, HSTE1.2, whole genome shotgun sequence genome encodes:
- the LOC118098725 gene encoding palmdelphin-like yields the protein MDEADLLKERLQAITDKRRIQEDIAKKRREIEEEKLKLQYIKKKALREHWLMDGLSQQSEQEQEATRLQIQDEQQQSDQLQSHILRKEEEIKTLEDQELNISANEEVVLKRLKEVERTAEDIIKELNADYQADVTHHLPSPLPDIPSFIPLTPAETPPICKPGSEETKKATFAMEINVEHDKRTGKSQVVSTASITPDIIQGRGLKVYDDGRKSVYALHPDGSKMDSGAVGEMTTTEVEELLRQATDKNIPTEVQYHQPVYSLPYKSSSRPSTPRTPNQTQTQSPTPSRSPSQSAVSSRTGTEVLTEENQHRNDLEGWKTQSKTPSPSLVQQDSMTRFQKSGEETKLPFFHIPEQSKSDKRVIPQPDISAKTPQGLTNYTTGSILNTAALVSIKARSEEMPAPIQPVYRAVDSHSPSLGSLKSEGDPDTLIESSRDFNRPFCAESTSSLNLVDELESAPVTMIFMGYENAEYEEEDIQAELIIIADDDDEDDDDDDDDDDDKAKYVKNESDGEERLSYHPEGYKSKVFQPKVGIAKVTGCRDIIEDTYWDDLELHKPTFIHRPGKQSPYLQGQAMDVSANTGSINMEKMKLCSTGR